In Rissa tridactyla isolate bRisTri1 chromosome 22, bRisTri1.patW.cur.20221130, whole genome shotgun sequence, a single genomic region encodes these proteins:
- the NWD1 gene encoding LOW QUALITY PROTEIN: NACHT domain- and WD repeat-containing protein 1 (The sequence of the model RefSeq protein was modified relative to this genomic sequence to represent the inferred CDS: inserted 4 bases in 3 codons; substituted 3 bases at 3 genomic stop codons), translating into MRVRGVSTHACDRVHICANLFSYLNDLVFPCHCFYDRIDESKNIKKNIFVQVIDLRWGILSLXDSDHRNTQLSLEEIKACQKLSAGLTFIGLLGDHCGHQPAPRLIAKKEFEALTLQLPGDSAQLLTQWYQRDENTLPACYVLQPAAGQAWHHLERRLASALCLAALKAERCGLLDPEQRHRYHKSVIAWEIEQGLLNTWQSNPGAFVFLREVEDPNTQNGQGTTSELLEKEDNLDSEAKQLPSNLKAKMASHYPEHLKVHTLACSKDSGNPQCKENNKYLKQLCEQFTAVANHQVLENLRYXGQISEEPGRLLQELSHHAALCLKNCRFSCGRQNLLDNVFHSVRQNNDKTHTTLILYGPPGCGKTAVMCKLSEQVQAVLGQDSVVVIHLMGTSQRSSAIRSLLRDIXLQVCLAFDLPPPPTQTKQACSDLVLFLSKLLLTVSHCGTQTLVMFLDSLERLLPGDGAHRFHWLPTDCPPXVHIVISVSTGEPDTLKALQHAVPEAEAYFEVGPLSSEEGEEMLETLLASDRXRLSPAQQAYFHQSFPSGGQALLFKLASHEARKWASYTSPSELVIASTARDATHRLCERLEKSHGTVLVAHVLGYTASSRNGLSDMELKDILSLDDEALSEIHHCHLPSSKTILRLPPLHWARLCSDLGERLAERKADGFTLLCVAHGQFVEMVQNRSLSKQDQIKRHFLLADFFKGTWSWGMKKPRTLPHLSRTLNADRKVAPQPLWFSDTVPNLRKLSELPFHLLNAGRIEELNQDVLGNMNWISCKIIASGIEXVVDDFAMCTECIPCPELRLVQETLLLLKPALSSVRSPEGVSIIYTEMLARLLSFVPSYPEVIGKLCQQCLSRCSVCPYPVLIPLCGFLQPPGGPLHTMLTGFLEGVTVMALSSDHRLLVAGSQDGSMFVWNMEVLEMLRVLPGHSAEVRCVKVFGKGTSAVSAAMDHSLRIRNLISGRARFIIRDTHIEELPSHHLHVDEGHMIVYSSSDTKVNAWHLETAELIFQISGEASDAWMFSAVFGPQLVIMTVSEGGTLSLWNSNTGELRSKRQLSGLQEETPTSSVLIQKQGKMIVGFSRGSLSMISSDGNSLLQKLPGRVCFVVASEDESILAAGFEEYVRVYLADSKGFHRFLAADLEHKGAVQTAVISAGNDIIITGSQAASIQVWSLAEQGLLTDTLDGMGAPVMLLALCDCTLVSASHSAPHLRVWNLIYNHQQKTLVPVPNTGCAALSHGGNYVYFTQPEDTHKVIIWDATEGEVCDTQDTSARVRCLETAEQNQLLFIGLTSGTVLVFPLNSRRDVACIPPPESQKPVNNIAINKQEKQLAIAHDDLVLVLDIIAADPCPVIDRPAYTFKTQIPGTLISRVVVLADCRVLYGMTRGDLFLYDCPRAQVFPLKSHRSQISCLESSHGEQQALSGSEDSLQCLWDLEFCQQEHEMCYYKPTSLLKGICCACFSKDDKYVYTGSLDQAITVRDVASGALLAVQCIYTTALRIVPTADGFVATTKAGCVIREQFHCPKTTPPRYNPLQNMVATCTVKSRKKDKENSRKQQYNQGNSSVSLTHTSKVSQICSVA; encoded by the exons ATGCGGGTGCGGGGAGTGAGCACACATGCTTGTGATCGTGTGCATATCTGTGCTAACCTTTTCTCCTACCTG AATGACTTAGTTTTCCCATGTCACTGTTTTTATGATCGTATCGATGAGtctaagaatattaaaaaaaatatttttgtgcaggTAATTGACTTGAGATGGGGTATTCTGAGCT TAGACTCCGATCACAGAAAcacacaactctctctggaggaAATCAAAGCTTGTCAGAAACTGTCAGCTGGTCTCACCTTCATC GGACTCCTGGGGGACCACTGTGGGCACCAGCCCGCGCCTCGGCTCATTGCCAAGAAGGAATTTGAGGCCCTAACTCTGCAGCTGCCCGGGGACTCTGCCCAGCTCCTGACACAGTGGTACCAGCGGGATGAGAACACGTTGCCCGCCTGCTACGTGCTGCAGCCGGCTGCCGGGCAGGCCTGGCATCACCTGGAGAGACGCCTGGCATCAGCGCTGTGCCTGGCCGCCCTGAAGGCAGAGAGGTGCGGGCTGCTGGACCCGGAGCAGAGGCACCGCTACCACAAATCAG tgattgcatGGGAGATTGAACAGGGTCTCCTCAATACCTGGCAGAGCAACCCAGGGGCTTTCGTATTCCTCAGAGAGGTTGAGGATCCCAACACACAAAATGGACAAGGGACAACCAGTGAGCTGTTAGAAAAAGAGGACAATCTGGACAGTGAAGCAAAACAGCTGCCCAGCAACCTTAAAGCAAAAATGGCAAGCCATTATCCCGAACACCTCAAAGTACACACACTAGCATGCAGTAAAGACTCCGGGAACCCTCAGTGCAAGGAGAATAATAAATACCTGAAACAACTTTGTGAGCAGTTCACTGCTGTCGCTAATCACCAGGTTTTAGAGAATCTTCGATATTGAGGACAGATCAGTGAGGAGCCAGGGCGACTTCTGCAGGAGCTGAGCCACCACGCAGCTCTGTGCCTGAAGAACTGCAGATTTTCCTGTGGGAGACAGAATTTACTGGATAACGTTTTTCACTCTGTTAGGCAGAACAATGATAAAACCCACACAACCCTCATCCTTTATGGGCCACCTGGCTGTGGAAAAACAGCTGTGATGTGCAAACTCTCTGAGCAGGTGCAAGCTGTTTTAGGGCAAGACAGCGTAGTTGTGATTCATTTGATGGGGACATCCCAGCGCAGTTCTGCCATTCGCAGCCTGCTGAGGGACATTTGACTCCAAGTGTGTTTAGCATTCGATTTGCCACCGCCTCCAACCCAGACTAAACAAGCTTGCAGTGATTTGGTCTTGTTCCTCAGTAAACTCCTCCTCACCGTCTCCCACTGTGGCACACAGACACTGGTGATGTTCCTGGACTCTCTGGAGAGATTGCTTCCTGGGGATGGTGCTCACAGATTCCACTGGCTCCCTACAGATTGCCCTC AAGTCCACATTGTCATTTCCGTTTCCACAGGAGAGCCTGATACTCTGAAAGCTCTCCAACATGCTGTGCCTGAGGCTGAAGCGTACTTCGAAGTAGGACCCCTATCCAGTGAGGAAGGTGAGGAGATGCTAGAGACGCTCTTAGCGTCAGACAGATGACGGCTAAGCCCAGCTCAACAGGCCTATTTTCATCAGAGTTTCCCTAGTGGCGGTCAAGCCCTGCTCTTCAAGCTGGCCTCCCATGAGGCCAGAAAATGGGCATCTTACACTTCACCTTCAGAACTAGTGATTGCTAGCACAGCCCGGGACGCCACTCACCGTCTGTGCGAGAGACTGGAAAAGTCACACGGCACAGTCCTTGTGGCTCACGTGCTTGGCTATACTGCTTCCTCACG AAATGGGCTGTCAGACATGGAGCTGAAGGACATTTTATCCCTTGACGATGAAGCTCTCTCAGAGATCCACCACTGCCACCTTCCTTCAAGTAAAACTATCCTGCGCCTTCCTCCTCTCCACTGGGCACGGCTATGCAGCGACCTGGGAGAGCGCCTGGCAGAACGGAAGGCAGATGGCTTCACCCTTCTTTGTGTTGCACACGG gcaATTCGTTGAAATGGTGCAGAATCGTTCCCTGTCAAAACAAGACCAAATCAAGAGGCATTTTCTCCTGGCAGATTTCTTCAAGGGGACTTGGAGCTGGGGAATGAAGAAACCTCGTACATTGCCACACCTTAGCAGGACTTTGAATGCCGACAGGAAG GTAGCCCCTCAGCCCCTCTGGTTCTCCGATACTGTTCCAAATCTGAGGAAGTTGAGTGAATTGCCATTTCATTTACTTAATGCTGGACGAATTGAGGAGCTAAACCAGGATGTGCTGG GGAATATGAACTGGATCAGCTGTAAAATAATTGCCTCTGGAATAGA TGTTGTTGATGACTTTGCCATGTGTACTGAATGCATCCCTTGTCCAGAACTACGCCTTGTGCAGGAGACGCTTCTCCTTTTGAAGCCTGCACTCAGCAGCGTACGCAGCCCTGAAG GAGTGAGTATAATATACACAGAAATGTTGGCCAGGCTTCTTTCTTTCGTGCCTTCCTACCCGGAGGTAATCGGGAAGCTGTGCCAGCAGTGTCTAAGCCGGTGCAGCGTCTGTCCCTATCCTGTTCTCATTCCACTCTGTGGATTTCTCCAGCCACCTGGTGGGCCTCTACACACCATGCTCACCGGATTCCTCGAAG GCGTCACAGTGATGGCACTTAGTTCTGATCACCGGCTGCTGGTGGCAGGTTCCCAGGACGGCTCAATGTTTGTCTGGAATATGGAAGTTCTTGAGATGCTGCGTGTCCTTCCTGGGCACTCCG CTGAGGTGAGGTGTGTGAAAGTGTTTGGAAAAGGGACCTCTGCTGTTTCAGCTGCCATGGATCACAGTCTGCGCATCCGGAATTTGATTTCTGGCAGAGCAAGGTTTATTATCCGGGATACGCATATCGAAGAACTGCCCTCACATCACCTTCATGTGGATGAGGGGCACATGATTGTATATTCTTCCTCAGATACTAAG GTCAATGCTTGGCACCTGGAGACAGCAGAACTCATCTTCCAGATTTCTGGAGAGGCGTCAGACGCATGGATGTTTTCTGCAGTATTTGGCCCACAGCTGGTGATTATGACTGTGTCCGAAGGAGGAACGCTGAGCCTGTGGAACAGCAACACTGGCGAGCTGAGATCAAAACGTCAGCTGTCAGGGCTACAGGAAGAAACACCAACATCCAGCGTTCTGATCCAGAAGCAAGGGAAGATGATAGTGGGATTTAGTAGGGGATCTCTATCCATG ATCTCTTCTGATGGAAACAGTCTGCTGCAGAAGCTTCCTGGAAGGGTTTGCTTTGTGGTGGCATCAGAAGACGAGTCCATTCTTGCTGCAG GCTTTGAGGAATATGTGCGAGTGTACCTGGCAGACTCAAAGGGATTCCACAGGTTCCTAGCAGCAGATTTGGAACACAAAGGAGCAGTTCAAACGGCTGTTATCTCTGCTGGCAATGACATTATCATTACTGGTTCTCAGGCTGCATCTATCCAG GTGTGGAGTTTAGCAGAGCAGGGGTTGCTGACTGACACGCTGGATGGCATGGGAGCACCAGTAATGCTCTTAGCCCTGTGCGACTGCACTTTGGTGTCTGCCTCCCACAGCGCACCGCATCTAAGAGTGTGGAACCTCATTTACAACCATCAGCAGAAAACCTTGGTGCCTGTCCCAAATACTGGCTGTGCTGCACTGTCCCACGGGGGGAACTATGTCTATTTTACCCAACCTGAAGACACACATAAAGTCATCATCTGGGACGCCACAGAAG GTGAAGTGTGTGACACACAGGACACCTCTGCCCGAGTGAGATGCCTGGAAACAGCTGAGCAAAACCAGCTCCTTTTCATAGGGCTTACGTCTGGAACAgtccttgtctttcctctgaaCTCCAGGCGGGATGTAGCATGCATCCCACCTCCAGAGTCACAGAAACCAGTCAACAACATAGCAATCAACAAGCAGGAAAAGCAGCTTGCCATAGCACACGATGATTTGGTCCTTGTGCTAGATATTATCGCTGCAGATCCATGCCCTGTGATTGACAGGCCCGCCTATACCTTTAAAACACAGATCCCCGGCACTCTGATTTCCAGAGTGGTTGTCCTTGCAGATTGCAGAGTCCTCTACGGCATGACTAGGGGGGACTTATTCCTTTATGACTGCCCTCGGGCCCAAGTGTTTCCTTTGAAAAGTCACAGAAGCCAGATCTcctgtttggaaagcagccacGGAGAGCAGCAGGCACTCAGTGGATCTGAAGATTCCCTGCAGTGTCTCTGGGACTTGGAGTTCTGTCAGCAGGAACACGAGATGTGCTATTATAAG CCCACATCCCTCCTGAAAGGCATTTGCTGTGCTTGCTTCTCAAAAGATGACAAGTACGTGTACACTGGATCGCTGGATCAGGCCATTACAGTCCGGGATGTTGCAAGTG GTGCCTTGCTGGCTGTACAGTGTATATACACAACTGCTCTCAGAATTGTGCCAACTGCAGATGGATTTGTGGCAACAACAAAAGCTGGTTGTGTAATTCGTGAGCAGTTTCACTGCCCAAAGACCACCCCTCCTCGGTATAACCCACTCCAGAACATGGTGGCAACATGTACGGTAAAATCCagaaagaaagacaaggaaaactcAAGGAAGCAACAGTACAACCAAGGAAATTCTTCTGTGAGCCTGACTCacaccagcaaggtctctcaaATCTGCTCAGTGGCgtga